A single genomic interval of Noviherbaspirillum cavernae harbors:
- a CDS encoding DMT family transporter: MAFLNTHRRAILMMVCAATLWSIAGVLTRHLDAARGFEVTFWRSFFSALFVAAVLVWQQGVPQAMRTVRSGGRLGVLSGMMWCVMFCCFMIALTKTTVANTLVVMSVSPLLTAFLAWLILKQAIPARTWGAIVAATIGIAWMFVHGMSGVGERHLLGMLIAAAVPVAAAINLIAIKKAGHGVDLVPAVLLGSIFSAGLMLPLAWPVQASWHDVAILAVLGFFQLGLPCMMMVKATKALSAPEVSLLALLEVLLGPIWAWLGAGEVPAQATLIGGAIVMGALVFNELSAMRSTVRGGGVKSSV, from the coding sequence ATGGCATTTCTGAACACGCACCGGCGGGCAATTCTCATGATGGTCTGTGCCGCGACCTTGTGGAGCATTGCCGGCGTATTGACGCGGCATCTCGACGCGGCGCGCGGTTTTGAAGTCACGTTCTGGCGCAGTTTCTTTTCTGCGCTGTTTGTCGCAGCCGTGCTCGTCTGGCAGCAGGGCGTGCCGCAAGCGATGAGGACCGTTCGTTCCGGCGGACGGCTCGGCGTGCTGTCGGGCATGATGTGGTGCGTGATGTTCTGCTGCTTCATGATTGCGCTGACGAAAACCACGGTGGCGAACACGCTGGTCGTGATGAGCGTATCGCCCTTGCTCACCGCGTTTCTTGCATGGCTGATCCTGAAGCAGGCGATTCCGGCGCGCACATGGGGTGCGATCGTGGCAGCGACGATCGGGATTGCGTGGATGTTCGTGCACGGCATGAGCGGCGTGGGCGAACGGCATTTGCTCGGCATGTTGATTGCTGCCGCAGTGCCGGTGGCAGCGGCGATCAATCTGATCGCGATCAAGAAGGCCGGGCATGGCGTCGATCTTGTTCCTGCGGTGTTATTGGGAAGCATTTTCTCGGCGGGGCTGATGCTGCCGCTGGCGTGGCCGGTTCAGGCATCGTGGCACGATGTCGCGATCCTCGCCGTACTCGGCTTCTTTCAGCTCGGCCTGCCGTGCATGATGATGGTCAAGGCGACGAAGGCGCTGTCGGCACCGGAAGTGTCCCTGCTTGCCTTGCTGGAAGTGCTGCTCGGGCCCATCTGGGCGTGGCTTGGCGCTGGCGAAGTGCCTGCGCAGGCGACGCTGATTGGCGGTGCGATCGTAATGGGAGCGCTGGTATTCAACGAGTTGTCGGCGATGCGCTCGACGGTGCGCGGCGGTGGCGTGAAGTCGTCGGTCTGA
- the typA gene encoding translational GTPase TypA, with product MSNTKRALRNIAIIAHVDHGKTTLVDQLLRQSGTFRDNQQVDNRVMDSNDIEKERGITILAKNCAIEYKGTHVNIVDTPGHADFGGEVERVLSMVDSVLLLVDAVEGPMPQTRFVTRKALALGLKPIVVVNKIDRPGARPDWVINATFELFDKLGATDEQLDFPVVFASALNGYASLDSEVREGDMTPLFDAVLQHVPVRDDDPDGPLQLQITSLDYSSYVGKIGIGRITRGRVKALQDVVIMNGPEGTPQKARVNQVLKFKGLERVLVDEATAGDIVLINGIEDLNIGTTVCAPDQPDALPMLKVDEPTLNMNFMVNNSPLAGREGKFVTSRQLRDRLDRELKSNVALRVTDTGDDTTFEVSGRGELHLTILLENMRREGYELAVSRPRVVFKMIDGVRHEPFELLTVDIEDAHQGGVMEELGRRRGDLQDMQPDGKGRVRLEYRIPARGLIGFQSEFMTLTRGTGLMSHIFDEYAPVDVSKGEMAGRRNGVLISQDDGAAVAYALWKLQDRGRMFVVHNDPVYEGMIIGIHSRDNDLVVNPIKGKQLTNVRASGTDEAVRLVPPIQLSLEYAVEFIEDDELVEITPKSIRLRKRHLKEHERKKASREAA from the coding sequence ATGTCAAACACCAAACGCGCTCTGCGCAACATCGCCATCATCGCCCACGTTGACCACGGCAAGACCACGCTTGTCGACCAATTGTTGCGCCAATCCGGCACCTTCCGCGACAACCAGCAAGTTGATAATCGCGTGATGGATTCGAACGATATTGAAAAAGAACGCGGTATCACGATTCTGGCGAAGAACTGCGCGATCGAATACAAGGGTACTCACGTCAACATCGTCGATACTCCGGGCCACGCCGACTTCGGCGGTGAAGTGGAGCGTGTGTTGTCGATGGTCGACAGCGTGTTGCTGCTGGTCGATGCCGTTGAAGGTCCGATGCCGCAGACGCGTTTCGTCACCCGCAAGGCGCTGGCACTGGGACTGAAGCCTATCGTTGTTGTCAACAAGATCGATCGTCCGGGCGCGCGTCCTGACTGGGTGATCAATGCCACGTTCGAACTATTCGACAAGCTGGGTGCAACCGACGAGCAGCTGGATTTCCCGGTGGTCTTCGCCTCTGCGTTGAACGGCTATGCCAGCCTGGATTCGGAAGTGCGTGAGGGCGACATGACGCCGCTGTTCGACGCCGTGCTGCAGCACGTGCCGGTGCGCGATGATGATCCCGATGGTCCGCTGCAATTGCAGATCACGTCGCTGGATTATTCCTCCTATGTCGGCAAGATCGGTATTGGTCGTATCACCCGCGGCCGCGTCAAGGCATTGCAAGACGTGGTGATCATGAATGGCCCCGAGGGTACGCCGCAAAAGGCGCGTGTCAATCAAGTGCTGAAATTCAAAGGCCTCGAGCGCGTGCTGGTTGACGAAGCCACTGCCGGCGACATCGTGCTGATCAACGGTATCGAAGACCTGAACATTGGCACCACCGTCTGCGCTCCGGATCAACCAGATGCGTTGCCGATGCTGAAGGTCGACGAGCCGACGCTGAACATGAACTTCATGGTCAACAATTCGCCGCTCGCGGGTCGCGAAGGCAAGTTCGTGACCAGCCGCCAACTGCGCGACCGTCTCGACCGCGAACTGAAATCCAACGTGGCGCTGCGTGTGACCGATACCGGCGACGACACCACGTTTGAAGTGTCCGGCCGCGGCGAGTTGCACCTGACGATTCTGCTGGAAAACATGCGTCGCGAAGGCTATGAATTGGCCGTGTCGCGGCCGCGTGTCGTGTTCAAGATGATCGATGGCGTGCGTCACGAGCCGTTCGAATTGCTCACCGTGGACATCGAAGACGCACATCAGGGCGGCGTGATGGAAGAACTGGGCCGTCGTCGCGGCGATTTGCAGGATATGCAACCGGACGGCAAGGGACGTGTGCGTCTGGAATATCGCATCCCGGCACGCGGGCTGATCGGATTCCAGTCGGAATTCATGACCTTGACGCGCGGCACCGGCTTGATGAGCCATATTTTTGACGAATACGCACCGGTGGATGTCTCCAAGGGCGAGATGGCGGGCCGTCGCAACGGCGTGCTGATTTCGCAGGATGACGGCGCGGCGGTGGCGTATGCATTGTGGAAGCTGCAGGATCGCGGCCGCATGTTCGTCGTCCATAACGATCCGGTCTATGAAGGCATGATCATCGGCATCCATTCGCGCGACAACGATCTGGTCGTGAACCCCATCAAGGGCAAGCAGCTGACCAACGTGCGCGCATCGGGTACCGATGAGGCGGTGCGTCTGGTGCCGCCGATCCAGTTGTCGCTGGAGTATGCGGTCGAATTCATCGAGGATGACGAGCTGGTGGAAATCACGCCGAAAAGCATTCGCCTGCGCAAGCGCCACCTGAAGGAGCACGAGCGCAAGAAGGCTTCGCGCGAAGCAGCGTAA
- a CDS encoding M48 family metallopeptidase — MRKILFVSLAALLAACAQVSTTAPGTVGVNRPQYMAFSSDSFNRSMASSYSQMMQDASKKNTLNQDPALTRRVNAIAGRLTPHTQIFRPDAPKWKWEVNVITSDQLNAFCAAGGKIAFYSGIIEKLKLTDDEIAAIMGHEIAHALREHGRERASQQMGTQLGLVVASIAIGANQSQMGLAGDMSKYLYLLPNSREHETEADRMGVELAARAGYDPRAAISVWRKMQGMGESQPPQFASTHPSHQTRIADLERYSAMVMSLYEAASKKQRQSTAQAQ, encoded by the coding sequence ATGCGAAAGATTCTTTTCGTCAGCCTGGCGGCACTCCTCGCAGCCTGCGCACAAGTCAGCACGACAGCGCCGGGCACCGTCGGCGTCAACAGGCCGCAATACATGGCATTTTCGTCGGACAGCTTCAATCGTTCCATGGCAAGCTCCTACAGCCAGATGATGCAGGACGCCTCGAAGAAGAACACCTTGAATCAAGATCCGGCATTGACAAGGAGAGTCAATGCAATTGCCGGCCGTCTGACCCCGCATACGCAGATATTCCGACCCGACGCGCCGAAATGGAAATGGGAAGTGAATGTCATCACATCCGACCAGCTCAATGCCTTTTGCGCGGCGGGCGGAAAGATCGCGTTCTACAGCGGGATCATTGAAAAACTGAAGCTCACCGACGATGAAATCGCCGCCATCATGGGGCACGAAATTGCGCATGCATTGCGCGAGCACGGCCGCGAGCGCGCATCTCAGCAAATGGGTACACAACTCGGATTGGTGGTGGCGAGCATCGCGATCGGCGCAAATCAGAGTCAGATGGGACTGGCGGGCGACATGTCGAAATACCTCTATTTGCTGCCCAACAGCCGCGAGCACGAGACCGAGGCCGACCGGATGGGTGTCGAATTGGCGGCACGCGCAGGCTACGATCCGCGCGCCGCAATTTCAGTATGGCGCAAGATGCAGGGAATGGGCGAAAGTCAGCCGCCTCAATTCGCGAGTACCCACCCATCGCATCAAACGCGCATCGCCGATCTGGAAAGATACAGCGCGATGGTGATGTCGCTTTACGAAGCCGCCTCGAAAAAACAGCGTCAATCAACCGCTCAGGCGCAATGA
- the truB gene encoding tRNA pseudouridine(55) synthase TruB, with product MAQPSPKKIRLPIHGVLLLDKSAGHSSNDVLIKAKRLLNAQKAGHTGTLDPFATGLLPLCFGEATKFAQDLLDADKTYEAVVHLGIVTSTGDTEGPVLHEREVGVTREQIEAVLPQFRGEIEQIPPMHSALKRDGKPLYEYARAGITLEREARRVSIHALDIVDYRAPFLTLSVTCSKGTYIRVLGEDIGEALGCGAHLQALRRTAVGKLSLDRAVTLDVLGSMPETERVNALAPVDALLSSFPAVTLPEELARRFLHGQRLALGKENLALPETAGRVRVYRAADDVLLGTAQLMEYGVLAPERLIATAGS from the coding sequence ATGGCGCAACCTTCGCCCAAAAAGATTCGCCTGCCGATCCATGGCGTACTTCTGCTCGACAAGTCCGCCGGGCATTCCAGCAACGATGTTCTGATCAAGGCAAAGCGCTTGTTGAATGCGCAAAAGGCCGGGCATACCGGTACGCTCGATCCGTTTGCAACCGGCTTGCTGCCTTTGTGCTTTGGCGAGGCGACCAAATTCGCACAGGACTTGCTGGACGCAGACAAGACTTATGAAGCGGTTGTCCATCTGGGCATTGTCACGAGCACTGGCGATACCGAAGGCCCTGTATTGCACGAGCGTGAGGTTGGTGTCACGCGTGAGCAGATCGAAGCCGTATTGCCGCAATTTCGCGGCGAGATAGAGCAGATCCCGCCGATGCATTCCGCCTTGAAGCGTGACGGCAAGCCGTTGTACGAATACGCGCGCGCCGGCATCACGCTGGAGCGTGAAGCGCGGCGCGTGAGCATTCATGCGCTCGATATCGTTGACTACCGCGCGCCCTTCCTTACTTTGAGCGTCACCTGCAGCAAAGGTACTTATATTCGCGTATTGGGTGAGGATATCGGCGAGGCCCTGGGGTGCGGTGCGCACCTTCAGGCGCTCCGGCGCACTGCTGTCGGGAAGCTCTCACTTGATCGCGCGGTAACGCTGGATGTGCTTGGCAGCATGCCGGAAACTGAGCGTGTCAACGCGCTGGCGCCGGTTGATGCCTTGCTCTCATCCTTTCCTGCGGTGACACTGCCTGAAGAATTGGCAAGGCGCTTCCTTCATGGACAACGGCTTGCGCTGGGCAAGGAGAACCTTGCATTGCCGGAAACCGCAGGGCGTGTGCGCGTCTATCGTGCTGCGGATGACGTTTTGCTCGGCACGGCGCAGCTAATGGAATATGGTGTGCTTGCGCCTGAGCGGCTGATTGCAACGGCCGGCTCGTAA
- the rbfA gene encoding 30S ribosome-binding factor RbfA, with product MAKHSKSIPGRGVRVADQIQRDLAEIIAYELKDPRVGMITITEVQVTPDYAHAKVFFTMLVDNPEAVQNTVTGLRKAAGFIRGQLGRRLTIHTIPEVHFVHDVSTARGMELSRLIDEANATRARDSED from the coding sequence ATGGCTAAACACAGCAAATCCATTCCGGGCCGCGGCGTACGCGTTGCCGATCAGATTCAGCGCGATCTGGCGGAAATCATCGCGTACGAACTGAAGGACCCGCGCGTCGGGATGATCACGATTACAGAAGTGCAGGTCACGCCGGATTATGCTCACGCAAAGGTGTTTTTCACCATGCTGGTCGACAATCCCGAAGCGGTGCAAAACACGGTGACCGGCTTGCGCAAAGCGGCAGGCTTCATTCGCGGCCAACTCGGCAGGCGATTGACCATCCATACCATTCCCGAAGTGCACTTTGTTCACGATGTCTCGACTGCGCGCGGCATGGAACTGTCGCGGCTGATCGATGAGGCGAACGCGACGCGCGCCAGGGATTCGGAAGACTGA
- the infB gene encoding translation initiation factor IF-2 encodes MASTNVAQFATELKMPADLLLTQLRAAGVEKSSASDPLSKDDKDKLLSHLRRSHGATPEGEKKKITLTRKETSEIKQADSTGKSRTIQVEVRKKRTFIKRDEPAVVEEPTSKPVVAPVVDEAETARRAEEARRQAELIARQEADLREKQERLAKLEAEKEAQAKAMREAELEEQRVAEDNAKQAMAVERSAADEQSRLAAEEAKKKAAQQEAKEAAERAAATERARKMVADEVAQIKAMMNAPRKVMKAPEPAAPAAKGAEGTLHKPADKKVGEKKDDKKPAVGDKKAIKSANVSSTWQDDAAKKRGGIKTRGNTAGASTGRDGWRSGSKGRRSSHGDEQRESNFQAPTEAIVKDVYVPETLTVAELAHKMSVKASELIKHMMKLGQMVTINQVLDQETAMILVEEMGHKAFAAKLDDPEALLEETGAHADAEALPRAPVVTVMGHVDHGKTSLLDSVRRAKVAAGEAGGITQHIGAYHVETPRGIITFLDTPGHEAFTAMRARGAKATDIVVLVVAADDGVMPQTKEAIAHAKAAGVPIVVAINKIDKQGANPERVKQELIAEQVVPEEYGGESPFIPVSAKTGQGIDELLENVLLQAEVLELKAPVDAFAKGLVIEAKLDKGRGPVATVLVQSGTLKRGDIVLAGSSYGRVRAMLDENGKNIAEAGPSIPVEIQGLTEVPAAGEEVMVMTDERKAREIALFRQGKFRDVKLAKQQAAKLENMFDQMAEGEVKNLPLIVKSDVQGSQEALVHAMQKLSTNEVRVQIVHAAVGGISENDVNLAVASKAVIIGFNTRADASARKLAETSGIDIRYYNIIYDAVDEIKAAMSGMLAPEKREQALGLVEIRQVFHVSKVGAIAGCYVLDGLVKRGSSVRLLRDNVVTWTGELDSLKRFKDDVKEVRAGFECGLSLKNFNDIKEGDQLEVFEVQEVARTL; translated from the coding sequence ATGGCGAGTACCAACGTAGCCCAATTTGCCACCGAACTGAAGATGCCTGCGGACTTGCTGCTGACTCAATTGCGAGCAGCGGGCGTCGAGAAAAGTTCGGCGTCCGATCCGCTGTCCAAAGACGACAAGGACAAGCTTTTGAGTCATCTGCGTCGTTCGCATGGCGCGACGCCGGAAGGCGAGAAGAAAAAAATCACCTTGACTCGCAAGGAAACAAGCGAAATCAAGCAAGCCGATTCGACCGGCAAGTCGCGCACGATCCAGGTGGAAGTGCGCAAGAAACGTACGTTCATCAAGCGCGATGAGCCTGCTGTCGTTGAAGAGCCAACATCGAAGCCGGTCGTCGCTCCCGTCGTTGACGAAGCCGAGACGGCACGTCGCGCAGAAGAGGCGCGGCGTCAGGCCGAATTGATCGCCCGCCAGGAAGCGGATCTGCGCGAGAAACAGGAGCGTTTGGCCAAGCTGGAGGCTGAGAAAGAAGCGCAGGCGAAGGCAATGCGCGAAGCGGAACTGGAAGAGCAGCGAGTAGCCGAAGATAACGCGAAGCAGGCAATGGCGGTGGAACGATCCGCAGCCGACGAGCAAAGCCGCCTCGCTGCGGAAGAAGCCAAGAAGAAGGCTGCACAACAGGAAGCGAAGGAAGCTGCCGAGCGGGCGGCTGCGACGGAGCGTGCGCGCAAGATGGTTGCCGATGAGGTTGCGCAGATCAAGGCCATGATGAATGCGCCGCGCAAGGTAATGAAGGCGCCTGAGCCGGCTGCACCTGCGGCAAAGGGCGCGGAGGGCACATTGCACAAGCCCGCCGACAAGAAGGTTGGTGAAAAGAAGGACGACAAGAAGCCTGCGGTCGGCGACAAGAAGGCGATCAAGTCCGCCAACGTGTCGTCCACGTGGCAGGATGATGCTGCGAAAAAACGTGGCGGCATCAAGACACGCGGCAATACCGCCGGTGCAAGCACGGGGCGCGACGGCTGGCGCAGCGGGTCGAAAGGGCGGCGCTCCTCGCATGGCGACGAACAGCGCGAGAGCAATTTCCAGGCGCCGACCGAAGCGATTGTCAAGGACGTGTACGTGCCTGAAACGCTGACCGTTGCCGAACTGGCTCACAAGATGTCCGTGAAGGCTTCCGAGCTCATCAAGCACATGATGAAACTGGGCCAGATGGTGACGATCAATCAGGTGCTGGATCAGGAAACAGCCATGATTCTGGTCGAGGAAATGGGGCACAAGGCGTTCGCGGCCAAGCTGGACGATCCGGAAGCGCTGCTTGAAGAGACTGGCGCTCATGCGGATGCCGAGGCGTTGCCTCGCGCCCCGGTGGTGACGGTGATGGGCCACGTTGACCATGGCAAGACGTCGCTGCTCGACTCGGTCCGCCGCGCGAAGGTGGCAGCCGGTGAAGCGGGTGGAATCACGCAGCATATCGGCGCATATCACGTCGAGACGCCGCGCGGCATCATCACTTTTCTTGATACTCCTGGTCACGAGGCGTTTACCGCGATGCGTGCCCGCGGTGCCAAGGCGACCGACATCGTCGTTCTGGTCGTGGCGGCTGACGATGGCGTGATGCCGCAGACCAAGGAAGCCATTGCCCACGCAAAGGCTGCAGGCGTACCGATCGTTGTTGCTATCAACAAGATTGACAAGCAGGGTGCCAATCCCGAGCGCGTCAAGCAGGAACTGATCGCGGAGCAGGTGGTGCCGGAAGAGTACGGCGGCGAGTCGCCTTTCATTCCTGTCTCGGCGAAAACCGGTCAGGGCATTGATGAGTTGCTGGAAAACGTGCTGCTGCAAGCGGAAGTCCTGGAATTGAAGGCTCCTGTGGATGCCTTTGCCAAAGGCCTGGTTATTGAGGCCAAGCTCGACAAGGGACGTGGTCCGGTTGCGACCGTCCTTGTGCAATCCGGCACCTTGAAGCGCGGCGACATTGTGTTAGCTGGTTCTTCGTACGGCCGTGTGCGCGCGATGCTGGACGAGAATGGCAAGAATATTGCCGAAGCGGGCCCCTCGATCCCGGTCGAGATTCAGGGCTTGACCGAAGTGCCGGCGGCTGGCGAAGAAGTGATGGTGATGACCGACGAGCGCAAGGCGCGTGAAATTGCGTTGTTCCGTCAAGGCAAGTTCCGCGACGTCAAGCTGGCAAAGCAGCAAGCGGCCAAGTTGGAGAACATGTTTGACCAGATGGCAGAAGGTGAAGTGAAAAACCTGCCATTGATCGTCAAGTCAGACGTACAAGGTTCACAGGAAGCGCTGGTTCACGCCATGCAGAAACTGTCCACCAACGAAGTTCGGGTGCAGATCGTGCATGCGGCAGTCGGCGGCATCAGCGAAAACGATGTCAACCTTGCCGTGGCTTCCAAGGCGGTCATCATCGGCTTCAACACGCGTGCCGATGCTTCAGCGCGCAAACTGGCCGAAACCAGCGGTATCGACATTCGTTACTACAACATCATTTACGATGCGGTGGACGAGATCAAGGCGGCAATGTCGGGCATGCTGGCACCGGAGAAGCGCGAGCAGGCATTGGGCCTGGTGGAAATTCGCCAGGTATTCCATGTCAGCAAGGTTGGCGCGATCGCAGGCTGCTACGTGCTGGACGGTTTGGTCAAACGCGGTTCGTCGGTGCGTTTGTTGCGTGATAATGTCGTCACGTGGACAGGCGAACTTGACTCGCTCAAGCGCTTCAAGGATGACGTGAAGGAAGTGAGGGCCGGCTTTGAATGCGGCTTGTCGCTGAAGAACTTCAACGACATCAAGGAAGGTGATCAACTGGAAGTCTTTGAAGTTCAGGAAGTTGCACGTACTCTGTAA
- the nusA gene encoding transcription termination factor NusA produces MSREVLLLVDALAREKNVDKDIVFGALEHALAQATKKRYEGDVDIRVSIDRDNGEFESFRRWHVVPDEAGLQLPDQEVLLFEAREQIADIEVDDYIEEPIESVDFGRRFAQDTKQVVLQRIRDAEREQILADFLERGDSLVTGTIKRMERGDAIVESGKIEARLPRDQMIPKENLRIGDRVRAFILRIDRNARGPQVILSRTAPQFIMKLFELEVPEIEQGLLEIKSAARDSGVRAKIAVFTSDKRIDPIGTCVGMRGSRVQAVTGELGGERVDIVLWSEDPAQFVIGALAPANVSSIVVDEEKHAMDVVVDEENLAIAIGRGGQNVRLASELTGWQINIMTAEESADKSAAETAAIRVLFMEKLDVDQEVADILVEEGFATLEEIAYVPINEMLEIEAFDEDTVNELRNRARDALVTEAIASEEGLEGMEDGLANLEGIDRVTAGKLGLAGIKTVEAFAGLAYDEFGAILALPSERARQLIDNEFEDVTDDEMRLIDAKYDDRAKALQAKAWDLVEAK; encoded by the coding sequence ATGAGTCGCGAAGTATTGTTGTTGGTCGATGCGCTAGCACGTGAGAAAAATGTCGATAAGGATATCGTCTTCGGGGCGCTCGAGCATGCGCTCGCGCAAGCGACCAAGAAACGCTACGAGGGCGACGTGGACATCCGCGTTTCCATCGATCGCGATAATGGCGAGTTTGAATCCTTCCGCCGCTGGCATGTCGTGCCCGACGAGGCGGGTCTGCAATTGCCCGATCAGGAAGTGCTGCTGTTCGAAGCGAGAGAGCAGATTGCGGATATCGAGGTCGACGATTACATTGAAGAGCCGATCGAGTCGGTGGATTTCGGACGGCGATTTGCCCAGGATACCAAACAGGTAGTGCTGCAGCGGATTCGCGACGCGGAGCGTGAACAGATTCTTGCCGATTTCCTGGAGCGTGGCGACTCGCTCGTGACGGGCACCATCAAGCGCATGGAGCGCGGTGATGCCATTGTGGAGTCCGGCAAGATTGAAGCGCGCCTGCCGCGCGACCAGATGATTCCGAAGGAAAATCTGCGCATCGGCGATCGCGTTCGCGCCTTCATTTTGCGTATCGACCGCAATGCGCGCGGACCTCAGGTGATTTTGTCGCGCACTGCACCGCAGTTCATCATGAAGTTGTTCGAACTCGAAGTGCCGGAAATTGAACAGGGCCTGTTGGAGATCAAATCTGCCGCGCGCGATTCCGGGGTGCGGGCAAAGATTGCGGTATTCACCAGCGACAAGCGCATCGACCCGATCGGCACGTGTGTCGGCATGCGTGGTTCGCGCGTTCAGGCCGTGACCGGCGAACTCGGCGGCGAGCGCGTCGATATCGTGCTTTGGTCGGAAGACCCGGCGCAGTTTGTCATTGGTGCGCTGGCTCCGGCGAACGTGTCTTCGATCGTGGTCGATGAAGAAAAGCACGCGATGGATGTTGTGGTGGACGAGGAAAATCTCGCGATCGCAATCGGTCGCGGCGGTCAGAATGTGCGTCTGGCATCGGAGTTGACCGGCTGGCAGATCAACATCATGACCGCCGAGGAGTCTGCGGACAAGTCTGCTGCGGAGACGGCAGCAATTCGTGTGCTTTTCATGGAAAAACTCGATGTTGACCAGGAGGTTGCTGACATTCTGGTGGAAGAGGGTTTTGCCACGCTCGAAGAAATTGCCTACGTGCCAATCAATGAAATGCTGGAAATCGAGGCATTTGATGAGGATACGGTCAACGAATTGCGCAACCGCGCCCGCGATGCGTTGGTAACCGAAGCAATCGCCTCGGAAGAGGGGCTGGAGGGAATGGAAGACGGGCTCGCCAACCTGGAAGGGATTGACCGCGTTACCGCCGGCAAGCTGGGATTGGCTGGCATCAAGACAGTTGAGGCCTTTGCCGGTCTGGCCTATGACGAATTTGGCGCGATTCTGGCATTGCCGTCGGAGCGCGCACGTCAATTGATTGACAATGAATTTGAAGATGTGACTGATGATGAGATGAGGCTGATCGATGCCAAGTACGACGATCGTGCCAAAGCATTGCAGGCCAAGGCGTGGGATCTCGTTGAAGCCAAATGA
- the rimP gene encoding ribosome maturation factor RimP, which produces MRLLELVEKTVVGMGYELVDMEQAAHGLLRVYIDFPIEDADKGSITVEDCEKVSHQLSHVLTVENAHYERLEISSPGLDRPLKKASDYVRFAGYEAVVKLRMPMPGAANRKSFQGVLHAPEGDKLKLEFEGKEGPAMLEFTLADVDKARLVPKVDFRSRKA; this is translated from the coding sequence TTGCGGTTGCTGGAACTGGTTGAGAAAACCGTCGTGGGCATGGGCTACGAGTTGGTCGATATGGAACAGGCAGCTCATGGCTTGTTGCGCGTTTATATCGATTTTCCGATCGAGGATGCTGACAAGGGCAGTATTACGGTCGAGGACTGTGAAAAAGTGAGTCACCAGCTTTCGCATGTCTTGACGGTGGAAAACGCGCACTATGAGCGTTTGGAGATTTCGTCGCCAGGGCTGGATCGTCCGCTGAAGAAGGCGTCCGATTATGTACGCTTTGCCGGATATGAGGCGGTTGTCAAACTGCGCATGCCGATGCCGGGTGCGGCAAATCGCAAGTCGTTTCAGGGGGTTTTGCATGCTCCCGAAGGCGACAAGCTGAAACTGGAATTTGAAGGAAAAGAAGGGCCGGCGATGCTCGAGTTTACGCTCGCCGATGTGGACAAGGCACGGTTGGTGCCGAAAGTGGACTTTAGGAGCCGCAAAGCATGA